The Pseudomonadota bacterium nucleotide sequence CTCGTGGCCCCGCAACACACCTTCCAGTTGGGCCTCTGCGCCCGTTTCTCACATCGTTTTCTGACACGCACCTAGACAGCGGGAGTACGCGGGTATGGCTGAAGAAGAGGTCAATCCAGAAGAGCTCGAGATCGCCGACGAACTGATCGCCGAACGCCGAGCCGAAGCCCCGGGCGAAACGCCGGAGGACATGACGTCCTGGCAACGCCCCATCACCGCTGCCATTGATGTCCTGAATTACCGAGCCGGGCAACTGATCGCCCTGCTCATGGTGCCTCTGATCGCCGTCGTGGTGTACGAGGTGCTCTCGCGCAACGCCTTCGTGATCCTGCAGAACGCTGGCTTCGAAGAGCTCGCACGCTCGCTCGGCCTCGGCCCCACCCTGTGGGTGTACGACACCAGCCGCATGCTCGCCGGCGTGATCTTCATGGCCGCGGCGGGCTACGGCCTGATGCGCGGTGTACACATCCGCGCCGACTTCCTCTACCGCAACTGGTCGTCCAAGACGCAGGCCACCGTGGACGCCACGCTGTACCTGGTGTTCTTCATGCCGTCGATGATCTTCTTCACGGTCATCGCCTCGGAATTCTGGTGGGTTGCCTACTCGCGCGGCGAAACCATGCAGGTCGACAGCGCCTGGGGGCCCCTGTTGTGGCCGGCGCGCCTCGCCATGCCGATCGGCGGCCTGCTGCTCGCATTGCAAGGCATCCCGGAGATCTTCCGCGCGTTCCACAAGATGGGCAAGGAACGCGAGCGGCTGTTCATCCGCGCCCTGCCGATCTACCTGGTTGCCCTGCTCTGGCTGATTCTGGCGGTGTTCCAGCCGAACCTCGTGCCGGGCGGTGAGTGGTTCTCCGACCTGATGCGCGCTCGCCCGACCATGGACAAGGCGACCATCGGCCTGATCATGCTCGGCGCGATGCTGTTCGTGATCTTCGTCGGCTTCCCGATTTCCTTCACGCTGATCTTCCTCGCGTTCGTGTTCGGCATCTGGGGTTCGAACTTCAAGCTGACGACGCTGCTGATGACCCTGAACACCAACTCCACGATGCTGAACGACCAGCTCATGGCGGTGCCGCTGTTCGTCCTGATGGGCATCATCATGGAAGCCGCAGGCCTGATGGACCGGCTGTTTGCGTCAGTCCAGATGATCATGTCGCGGGTGCGCGGTGCGCTCTTCATCGCCGTGCTGATCGTCTCGACGATCTTCGCCGCCGCCACCGGCATCGTCGGCGCCTCGGTCACCCTGCTCGGCATCATGGCGGGCGCCACCATGAGCCGCTCGGGGTACAACGTGCAGCTCGCTGCGGGCACGATTACCGCCGGGGGCACGCTTGGCATCCTGATCCCGCCGTCGATCATGCTGATCGTCATGGGCCCGGTGCTCGAGGTGTCGACGCTGGACCTCTTCCGTGCCGCTTTCATCCCGGGCGCCCTGCTCGCCACGCTCTACCTCGCCTACACACTCGGTCGCTGCTGGCTCAACCCGAGCCTCGGCCCGGTGCTCGCAGAGGAAGATCAACCCAAGACCTCGGCCTTCTACGGCGCTGAAGTTGCGCTGATCTGCCTCGGTGTGCTGACACTCTGTCGGGTGTTCGGTCTGGCGCTCGGCGGCGCCTTTGGTGCCTTGATGCCGTTCGGCGGCCTGGTGGTCTTTGCGGTCGCCCTGGCCGTCGCTTTTGCCGCGTACCGTCAGCTCAAGGTGCTGCGGATCATGGTGCCGCTCGCGGTGCTCTTCCACGTCGGGATGATCGCGGCGAACCTGGGCGACGGCGTGCCGGTGTGGTCAATGGTCTTCGCGGCTTTCACCGCGCTGCTGGCCCACCTCGGCCGCCCGATCTACTCGGCCGCCGCCGAAACCGACTTCCACTTCTCTGCGCTGTGGGACGAGTTCTTCGCCGGCCTCATGCCGCCGACCATCCTCATCTCCTTCGCGCTCGGCTCGATTCTCCTCGGTATTGCAACCCCGGCAGAAGCCGCGGCCATGGGTGCCTTCGGCGCGATACTCCTGTCGATCGCCTACCGCAAGTTCACCCTGCCGAGCTTTTTCGACAGCCTCATCAAGGCACTGGAAATCACCGTTCTCATCATGTTCCTGGTGGCGGCGTCGAACTTCTTCGGCGCGCAGTTCAGCGCACTCGGCACGCCCAAGATGATGACCGAACTGCTGCTCGGCCTCGAGATGTCGCCCTACCTGATCCTGATCATCGTCATGGCGCTGATTTTCCTGCTCGGGTGGCCGCTGGAGTGGGTGCCGATCGTGCTCATCGTCGTGCCGATCCTGTTGCCGACTGTCGAGGTCCTCGAGATACACGGCCTGGCCCGCTACGATCTCATGGTGTGGTTCGGCATCCTT carries:
- a CDS encoding TRAP transporter large permease subunit, with the translated sequence MAEEEVNPEELEIADELIAERRAEAPGETPEDMTSWQRPITAAIDVLNYRAGQLIALLMVPLIAVVVYEVLSRNAFVILQNAGFEELARSLGLGPTLWVYDTSRMLAGVIFMAAAGYGLMRGVHIRADFLYRNWSSKTQATVDATLYLVFFMPSMIFFTVIASEFWWVAYSRGETMQVDSAWGPLLWPARLAMPIGGLLLALQGIPEIFRAFHKMGKERERLFIRALPIYLVALLWLILAVFQPNLVPGGEWFSDLMRARPTMDKATIGLIMLGAMLFVIFVGFPISFTLIFLAFVFGIWGSNFKLTTLLMTLNTNSTMLNDQLMAVPLFVLMGIIMEAAGLMDRLFASVQMIMSRVRGALFIAVLIVSTIFAAATGIVGASVTLLGIMAGATMSRSGYNVQLAAGTITAGGTLGILIPPSIMLIVMGPVLEVSTLDLFRAAFIPGALLATLYLAYTLGRCWLNPSLGPVLAEEDQPKTSAFYGAEVALICLGVLTLCRVFGLALGGAFGALMPFGGLVVFAVALAVAFAAYRQLKVLRIMVPLAVLFHVGMIAANLGDGVPVWSMVFAAFTALLAHLGRPIYSAAAETDFHFSALWDEFFAGLMPPTILISFALGSILLGIATPAEAAAMGAFGAILLSIAYRKFTLPSFFDSLIKALEITVLIMFLVAASNFFGAQFSALGTPKMMTELLLGLEMSPYLILIIVMALIFLLGWPLEWVPIVLIVVPILLPTVEVLEIHGLARYDLMVWFGILVAVNLQTAWLSPPVALSAYFLKGVVPNWDLKDIYLGMMQFMGIQLIGLALLFAFPQLVLWLPRVMSGG